From the genome of Helicobacter pylori, one region includes:
- a CDS encoding FtsX-like permease family protein → MNTLKKHLAFIIPLVALLFSLECVLFINQAIEQKEKKLIEDYSVVLASAQKLGLELLRQNFSEIMALKEIDPNYSLGPLQKTLGTDGLKELRKNLPFFYSLQLSTFPTQERLENIKEKLLKIPGVQKVEVFAKTYMQVYDLLSFIKATIYIFALVVFVLSVLLMFKQVRIWIYQYHERLEIMDLLGASVSFKNGFLYKIALVDSLIASFLAPMLMLYITSQKGFEKTMDTLGIIGGAFVLNHFLWGLLFSLVVSCVSVLLVAWRTRHA, encoded by the coding sequence ATGAATACTCTTAAAAAGCATTTAGCCTTTATCATTCCCCTAGTAGCGTTATTGTTTAGCTTGGAGTGCGTGTTGTTTATCAATCAAGCGATAGAACAGAAAGAAAAAAAATTGATTGAAGATTATTCGGTTGTGTTGGCTAGTGCACAAAAATTAGGATTGGAATTGTTGCGTCAAAATTTTAGTGAAATCATGGCGTTAAAAGAAATTGATCCTAATTATTCTTTAGGACCTCTTCAAAAAACTTTAGGCACAGATGGGCTTAAGGAATTAAGAAAAAATTTACCCTTTTTTTATTCTTTACAACTTTCTACATTCCCTACTCAAGAGCGTTTAGAAAACATTAAAGAAAAATTGCTCAAAATCCCTGGCGTTCAAAAAGTTGAAGTCTTTGCCAAAACTTACATGCAAGTGTATGATCTCTTGAGTTTTATTAAAGCCACGATTTATATCTTTGCATTAGTGGTCTTTGTCTTATCGGTTTTATTGATGTTTAAGCAAGTCCGCATCTGGATCTATCAATACCATGAGAGGTTAGAGATCATGGATTTATTAGGGGCTTCGGTGTCTTTTAAAAATGGGTTTTTGTATAAAATAGCTTTAGTGGATTCTTTAATCGCTAGTTTTTTAGCCCCCATGCTCATGCTCTATATCACTTCGCAAAAAGGTTTTGAAAAAACGATGGATACTTTGGGTATTATAGGAGGCGCGTTTGTTTTAAACCATTTTTTATGGGGACTGCTTTTTAGCCTTGTAGTCTCATGTGTTTCTGTTTTACTTGTAGCTTGGAGGACTAGACATGCATAA
- a CDS encoding GTPase: MENNEHHEKVSGILRGFLGDAFTLDGKEGGLNMEKLREAIKKEKPIMNVLLMGATGVGKSSLINALFGKEVAKAGIGKPVTQHLEKYVDEEKGLILWDTKGIEAEDYQNTTESIKKEMEDSFKTLDAKEAIDVAYLCVKETSSRVEERESVIEFR, from the coding sequence ATGGAAAACAACGAACACCACGAGAAAGTGAGCGGTATTTTGCGTGGTTTTTTAGGCGACGCTTTCACGCTTGATGGGAAAGAAGGAGGATTGAATATGGAAAAATTGCGCGAAGCCATCAAAAAGGAAAAGCCAATCATGAATGTTTTGCTTATGGGAGCTACTGGAGTGGGTAAAAGCTCGCTCATTAACGCTTTATTTGGTAAAGAAGTGGCTAAAGCAGGCATAGGAAAACCCGTCACTCAGCATCTTGAAAAATATGTTGATGAAGAAAAAGGCTTGATTTTATGGGACACTAAAGGCATTGAAGCTGAAGATTATCAAAATACCACAGAAAGCATTAAAAAAGAAATGGAAGATTCTTTTAAAACGCTTGATGCAAAAGAGGCTATTGATGTGGCGTATCTGTGCGTTAAAGAGACTTCTTCTAGGGTTGAAGAGAGAGAAAGCGTTATTGAATTTCGCTAA
- a CDS encoding RluA family pseudouridine synthase, whose protein sequence is MQKVFIAPTDHKRIDEFLAKELQISKNQVLNLIKEGLVFCQKKGVKKGGLALKEGDEITLLTPKITPKPLKRGFDLEIEVIFEDEDLLVLNKPPNLVIHKAPSVKEPTLVDWLESKNYELSDLGFKERYGIVHRLDKDTSGGIVIAKNNFAHVHLSEQLKTKMMGRYYIALLSTPLKGEKMSVECYLTRNPNNRLKMIALKAAKKEKSRYSKSEFISLLTSQNNLNLIGAKLFTGRTHQIRAHLEYLNRHIIGDNLYGLNHALSKEEIRIMLHAYLIEFKHPRSGQKLRFKVPLLKDMLEYLKKNFDKENLDEVLDEEKILHAFIAK, encoded by the coding sequence ATGCAAAAAGTTTTTATCGCCCCCACCGATCACAAACGCATTGATGAATTTTTAGCCAAAGAATTGCAAATTTCTAAAAACCAAGTGTTGAATTTGATTAAAGAAGGGCTAGTGTTTTGTCAAAAAAAGGGGGTAAAAAAAGGAGGGTTAGCCTTAAAAGAGGGCGATGAAATCACGCTTTTAACGCCCAAAATCACGCCTAAACCCTTAAAAAGAGGGTTTGATTTAGAAATAGAAGTCATTTTTGAAGATGAAGATTTATTAGTGTTAAATAAGCCCCCTAATTTAGTTATCCATAAAGCCCCAAGCGTGAAAGAGCCCACTTTAGTGGATTGGTTAGAATCCAAAAATTACGAGCTTTCTGATCTTGGCTTTAAAGAGCGCTATGGGATTGTGCACCGCTTGGATAAGGACACAAGCGGAGGGATTGTTATCGCTAAAAACAATTTTGCCCATGTTCATTTGAGCGAACAGCTCAAAACTAAAATGATGGGGCGCTACTATATCGCCTTGCTTTCAACCCCCTTAAAGGGAGAAAAAATGAGCGTGGAATGCTATTTAACAAGAAACCCCAATAACCGCTTAAAAATGATAGCGCTCAAAGCGGCCAAAAAAGAAAAAAGCCGTTATTCTAAAAGCGAATTTATCAGCTTGCTGACTTCTCAAAACAATCTTAATTTGATAGGGGCTAAATTGTTCACCGGGCGCACGCACCAAATCAGAGCGCATTTAGAATATTTGAACAGACACATCATAGGCGATAATCTTTACGGGCTCAATCATGCGCTTTCTAAAGAAGAAATAAGAATCATGCTGCATGCCTATTTGATAGAGTTCAAACACCCTAGAAGCGGGCAAAAACTGCGCTTTAAAGTTCCCCTACTAAAGGATATGTTAGAATATCTTAAAAAAAATTTTGACAAGGAGAATTTAGATGAGGTCTTGGATGAAGAAAAAATACTTCACGCTTTTATTGCAAAGTAG
- a CDS encoding FtsW/RodA/SpoVE family cell cycle protein has product MALDKRIWMHFDLLPFVFIIPLLVVSFLLIFESSAVLSLKQGVYYAIGFLLFWIVFFIPFRKLDRWLFVFYWACVILLALVDFMGSSKLGAQRWLAIPFISITLQPSEPVKIAILLLLAHLIKINPPPFKGYDWGMFLKLSFYICLPAALILKQPDLGTALIVLIMGFGILLIVGLRTRVWLPLFIALLVASPIVYHFLHDYQKKRIADFLSEKPNYHVMQSIIAIGSGGFLGKSKEACTQTKFKFLPIATSDFIFAYFVERFGFLGAVLLFAIYIGLSLHLFFYLFESNSDWFLKIVALGISVLIFVYSSVNIAMTLGLAPVVGIPLPLFSYGGSSFITFMILFGILENLLAFRYVFGYNSKPSFGNFGFLAQLVRALGS; this is encoded by the coding sequence ATGGCATTAGACAAAAGGATTTGGATGCATTTTGATCTTTTGCCCTTTGTGTTTATCATCCCCTTGCTTGTGGTTTCTTTTTTATTGATTTTTGAGAGCAGCGCAGTTTTGAGCTTAAAGCAAGGGGTTTATTATGCGATAGGGTTTCTTCTCTTTTGGATCGTGTTTTTTATCCCTTTTAGAAAGCTCGATCGGTGGCTCTTTGTGTTTTATTGGGCGTGCGTTATTTTATTAGCGTTAGTGGATTTTATGGGATCAAGCAAGCTTGGGGCGCAACGATGGCTAGCCATTCCCTTTATCTCTATCACTTTACAGCCTAGCGAACCCGTGAAAATCGCTATCCTTTTGTTATTGGCGCATTTGATTAAAATAAACCCACCCCCTTTTAAGGGCTATGATTGGGGCATGTTTTTAAAGCTTAGTTTTTACATTTGCTTACCGGCGGCTTTGATTTTAAAACAGCCTGATTTGGGCACGGCTCTTATTGTGTTGATCATGGGTTTTGGGATTTTATTGATTGTGGGTTTGAGGACTAGGGTGTGGCTCCCTCTTTTTATCGCTCTTTTAGTGGCTTCGCCTATCGTTTATCACTTTTTGCATGATTATCAAAAAAAGCGCATCGCCGACTTTCTTTCTGAAAAGCCTAATTACCATGTCATGCAATCCATTATCGCCATAGGATCGGGTGGGTTTTTAGGCAAATCTAAAGAAGCCTGCACGCAAACCAAATTCAAATTCTTGCCTATCGCAACGAGCGATTTTATCTTCGCTTACTTCGTGGAGCGTTTTGGTTTTTTAGGGGCTGTGTTGCTTTTTGCGATTTATATAGGCTTGAGTTTGCATTTATTTTTTTATCTGTTTGAGAGCAACAGCGATTGGTTTTTAAAGATTGTAGCCCTTGGGATTTCTGTTTTAATCTTTGTTTATTCCAGCGTGAATATCGCCATGACTTTAGGGTTAGCCCCTGTGGTGGGGATTCCCTTGCCCTTATTCAGCTATGGAGGGAGCAGTTTTATCACTTTTATGATCCTATTTGGGATCTTAGAAAACCTGCTTGCTTTTCGCTATGTTTTTGGATATAATAGCAAACCATCTTTTGGGAATTTTGGATTCTTAGCTCAGCTGGTCAGAGCGCTCGGCTCATAA
- a CDS encoding HIT family protein — translation MQHLYAPWRESYLKEKNKSCVFCGISQNPTKDSENRVLYRNSDLFVVMNAYPYNPGHLLIIPHAHQASVELLELNTWLNMNALAPKVLKALYAYGAQGINLGLNLHRNAGAGIPEHLHMHLVPRFSGDSNFISVIAQTRVCGIDLNETYLTLKNLLEKELG, via the coding sequence ATGCAACATTTATACGCTCCTTGGCGCGAAAGTTATTTGAAAGAGAAAAATAAGAGTTGTGTCTTTTGTGGAATTTCTCAAAACCCTACAAAAGATTCAGAAAACAGAGTGCTTTATAGAAATAGCGATCTCTTTGTGGTGATGAACGCCTACCCTTATAACCCGGGGCATTTGTTGATCATTCCCCATGCGCATCAAGCGAGCGTTGAACTTTTAGAGCTTAATACTTGGCTGAACATGAATGCATTAGCGCCTAAAGTTTTAAAAGCGTTGTATGCTTATGGCGCTCAAGGGATCAATTTGGGTTTGAATTTGCACAGAAACGCCGGAGCAGGGATTCCTGAGCATTTGCACATGCATTTAGTGCCTAGGTTTTCAGGCGATAGCAACTTTATAAGCGTTATCGCTCAAACAAGGGTGTGCGGGATTGATCTTAATGAAACCTATCTTACCTTAAAAAACTTATTAGAAAAGGAGCTTGGTTGA
- a CDS encoding YcjF family protein, with the protein MKREKALLNFAKEWNIPTIFVFTNTQEKAGDAFVKETQRIIDEEWGFKGFIKAYVRVNSVAFSFRGIEVPIEGLEELVEKTKKCLIDAKKNKEKHFLLIQKANIQARKQAMIDKSKNIIHLASTAAGGVGLIPIPFSDALAIAPIQAGMIYKINDAFEVKMEESLATSLFTGLLGVTAVAQVGRTIVNGFLKFIPVVGSVAGSTTAVVITEGIGFAYLKVLEKCFNDETGEVELPAVDTIKSLFKENYLNLDTIKKLKP; encoded by the coding sequence TTGAAGAGAGAGAAAGCGTTATTGAATTTCGCTAAAGAATGGAATATCCCAACGATTTTTGTTTTCACAAACACACAAGAAAAAGCCGGCGATGCATTTGTTAAAGAAACTCAAAGAATCATAGATGAAGAATGGGGCTTTAAAGGTTTTATCAAAGCCTATGTGAGAGTCAATTCCGTTGCATTTTCGTTTAGAGGGATTGAAGTCCCCATTGAAGGTTTAGAAGAATTGGTAGAGAAAACTAAAAAATGCTTGATAGATGCTAAGAAAAACAAAGAAAAGCATTTCTTGCTGATTCAAAAAGCTAATATCCAAGCAAGAAAACAAGCTATGATAGATAAAAGTAAAAACATTATCCATCTTGCATCAACAGCAGCTGGAGGGGTTGGGCTCATCCCCATACCTTTTAGCGATGCGCTCGCTATCGCACCCATTCAAGCAGGAATGATTTACAAAATAAATGACGCTTTTGAAGTGAAAATGGAAGAATCGTTAGCCACATCATTATTCACAGGATTGTTAGGCGTAACCGCAGTCGCACAAGTGGGGAGAACGATCGTTAATGGTTTCCTTAAATTCATTCCTGTGGTGGGGAGTGTTGCAGGGAGTACAACCGCTGTCGTTATCACAGAAGGCATTGGGTTTGCTTATTTGAAAGTGCTAGAAAAGTGCTTTAATGATGAGACGGGCGAAGTGGAGTTGCCTGCAGTGGATACGATAAAATCTCTCTTTAAGGAGAATTATCTCAATTTGGATACAATCAAAAAATTAAAACCATAA
- the trmB gene encoding tRNA (guanosine(46)-N7)-methyltransferase TrmB → MPHFLAKLDFKPLEYPLIEGDFCFHREFLSLKHPTKSCVYASFKDHVFLLQKIRRANDFLIKSEKATPLKREILKQALRIYSQSFEVILHNLQENSKHASGKKALDLEAFEDFIQKNQTPILAEIGFGSGRHLIELAKNNPTKTCLGIEIHTPSIAQALKQIELLDLKNLRILQGDGRLVLESMPNHKCEKIFVHFPVPWNGKKHRRVLSEKFLNEALRVLKPKGFLELRTDDSLYFEDSLKLALKNFKCEIEIKKNAQIPVVSKYEARWNKLKKDIYDLRIYSLELDETPFDNHAFDFSFNTITISEKSVGTILKTPKIIQEGYFVHVCNIYENKGDFLVELSMGDFDWPVRLFVLLTKNQIFYLNKSPLKTLNNHKAHLLLQNILSQKGI, encoded by the coding sequence ATGCCCCATTTTTTAGCCAAGCTGGATTTTAAACCTTTAGAATACCCCTTAATTGAGGGGGATTTTTGTTTTCATAGGGAATTTTTAAGCTTAAAACACCCCACTAAAAGCTGTGTGTATGCGAGTTTTAAGGATCACGTTTTTTTATTGCAAAAAATCAGGCGAGCGAATGATTTTTTAATCAAAAGCGAAAAGGCAACGCCCTTAAAAAGAGAGATTTTAAAACAAGCTTTAAGGATTTATTCGCAATCTTTTGAAGTCATTTTGCATAATTTGCAAGAAAATTCTAAACATGCGAGCGGAAAAAAAGCCCTTGATTTAGAAGCTTTTGAAGACTTTATCCAAAAAAATCAGACCCCTATTTTAGCCGAAATTGGTTTTGGGAGTGGTAGGCATTTGATAGAATTAGCCAAAAACAACCCCACTAAAACATGCTTAGGGATAGAGATTCACACCCCGTCTATCGCGCAAGCGTTAAAGCAAATTGAGTTGTTGGATTTAAAAAATCTGCGCATCTTGCAAGGCGATGGCCGTTTGGTTTTAGAGAGCATGCCAAATCACAAGTGCGAGAAAATTTTTGTGCATTTCCCTGTGCCATGGAATGGAAAAAAACACCGTCGGGTGCTAAGCGAAAAGTTTTTAAACGAAGCTTTAAGGGTTTTAAAGCCTAAAGGGTTTTTGGAATTACGAACCGATGATAGCCTTTATTTTGAAGACAGCTTAAAATTAGCCCTAAAAAACTTTAAATGCGAGATAGAAATCAAAAAAAACGCTCAAATACCGGTTGTCAGCAAGTATGAAGCGCGTTGGAATAAACTCAAAAAAGATATTTATGATTTAAGAATTTATTCTTTAGAATTGGATGAAACCCCTTTTGATAACCATGCATTTGATTTTTCTTTTAATACAATAACAATCAGTGAAAAGAGCGTTGGAACGATTTTAAAAACCCCAAAAATCATCCAAGAGGGGTATTTTGTGCATGTTTGTAATATTTATGAGAATAAGGGGGATTTTTTAGTGGAATTGAGTATGGGGGATTTTGATTGGCCTGTGCGTTTGTTTGTTTTATTAACAAAAAATCAGATTTTTTATCTCAATAAAAGCCCCTTAAAAACCTTAAACAACCACAAAGCGCATCTTTTGCTTCAAAATATCCTAAGCCAAAAGGGAATTTGA
- a CDS encoding ABC transporter ATP-binding protein, whose product MSVIIAANNLCLQYQQNEPVIKHANLRIKRKDFVFISGPSGSGKSTLLRSFYGDLKLFSGKLEVCNINMNNASKSTILDLRKNIGVVFQDYKLIQDYTIEQNIKLPMVICGIKKEECHLQLEKLLGHIDLRHKANRYPKELSGGEQQRVAMARAMANCPELILADEPTGNLDDYSSDKIWSLLRGMNTQLNATIVVVTHKFPKNFSTYHRKFYIEDGEVYEYS is encoded by the coding sequence ATGAGTGTGATCATCGCAGCGAATAATCTGTGCTTGCAATACCAGCAAAACGAACCGGTCATTAAGCATGCTAATTTACGCATCAAGCGGAAGGATTTTGTGTTCATTTCAGGGCCTAGCGGGAGCGGTAAAAGCACGCTTTTGCGTTCGTTCTATGGGGATTTAAAACTTTTTAGCGGTAAATTAGAAGTTTGCAATATCAACATGAATAACGCTTCAAAATCAACGATTTTAGATTTGCGCAAAAACATTGGCGTGGTTTTCCAAGATTATAAATTGATCCAAGATTACACGATTGAGCAAAACATCAAACTACCGATGGTGATTTGTGGAATCAAAAAAGAAGAATGCCATTTGCAGCTAGAAAAACTTTTAGGGCATATTGATTTACGCCATAAGGCTAACCGCTACCCCAAAGAACTCAGCGGAGGCGAACAACAGCGAGTGGCTATGGCTAGGGCTATGGCGAACTGCCCTGAACTCATTTTAGCCGATGAGCCTACCGGGAATTTAGACGATTATTCTAGCGATAAAATCTGGAGCTTGTTAAGGGGTATGAACACGCAATTAAACGCTACGATCGTGGTGGTTACGCACAAATTCCCTAAAAATTTTAGCACTTATCACCGAAAATTTTATATAGAAGATGGGGAAGTTTATGAATACTCTTAA
- a CDS encoding fibronectin type III domain-containing protein, translated as MKKKYFTLLLQSSVVLAVFIGCSSTRNHTFSALNNQENTDTNLPVVHSIKTINDVSSVGFEWPKIADTYDIDGFILYRLKKDSKLKRIATIKNPYATHYYDEGLETESSYTYQLATYKGDKISNLSEPILVKTSFINPVESVFASLEYPKSVKVFWSPHPNPSVSKYIIQRQNKDGKFLNVGAVRNRLFVEFFDKDLEDGKKYRYQVIAENFMGDKSRPSVIVEGKTKDLPKEVTNIRVSQNLTRHIELSWDKSPEEDVVAYRIYASNNRNDKYKFIAQTTNTSYVDKIEKDNLTRYYKVVALDKTHLEGALPKEPAMGETADRPESPIITKGTIQDSSAFIQWENNPSAKIATYAVYRFEGTSKTPLRFGNITQNQFVDKDMKVGVAYRYQVVSVDKDGLESHPSKEVRLFLER; from the coding sequence ATGAAGAAAAAATACTTCACGCTTTTATTGCAAAGTAGTGTGGTATTAGCGGTTTTTATAGGGTGTTCTTCTACCAGGAATCATACTTTTTCAGCCCTTAATAATCAAGAGAACACAGACACTAATCTTCCGGTAGTCCATTCTATTAAAACCATTAACGATGTGAGTTCAGTGGGTTTTGAATGGCCTAAAATCGCTGATACTTATGATATTGATGGGTTTATTTTGTATCGTTTGAAAAAAGACTCCAAGCTTAAAAGAATCGCCACGATTAAAAACCCTTATGCGACCCACTATTATGATGAGGGGCTAGAAACAGAGAGTTCTTACACTTACCAACTCGCTACTTACAAGGGCGATAAAATCTCTAACCTTTCAGAGCCTATTTTAGTAAAAACCTCTTTTATCAATCCTGTAGAAAGCGTTTTTGCGAGCCTTGAATACCCTAAAAGCGTGAAAGTCTTTTGGAGCCCGCACCCTAACCCTAGCGTTTCTAAATACATCATTCAAAGGCAGAATAAAGACGGCAAATTTTTAAATGTAGGGGCTGTTAGAAACCGCTTGTTTGTGGAGTTTTTTGATAAAGATTTAGAAGACGGGAAAAAATACCGCTACCAGGTCATCGCCGAAAATTTCATGGGGGATAAATCCAGACCCAGTGTTATAGTGGAAGGGAAAACCAAAGATTTACCCAAAGAAGTCACTAATATTAGAGTGAGCCAAAACCTCACACGACACATTGAATTAAGTTGGGATAAATCCCCCGAAGAAGATGTGGTAGCTTATCGCATTTACGCTTCCAATAACCGCAACGATAAATACAAATTCATCGCTCAAACCACCAACACTTCCTATGTGGATAAAATAGAAAAAGACAACCTCACGCGTTATTACAAAGTTGTCGCCCTTGATAAAACGCATCTTGAAGGGGCATTACCCAAAGAGCCTGCAATGGGTGAGACCGCTGACAGGCCAGAATCCCCTATCATCACTAAAGGGACTATTCAAGACTCTTCAGCTTTCATCCAATGGGAAAATAACCCAAGCGCTAAAATAGCCACTTATGCGGTGTATCGCTTTGAAGGCACTTCAAAAACCCCTTTGCGCTTTGGGAATATCACGCAAAACCAATTCGTGGATAAGGACATGAAAGTGGGCGTGGCTTATCGCTATCAAGTGGTGAGCGTGGATAAAGATGGTTTAGAGTCGCACCCAAGCAAAGAAGTGCGTTTGTTTTTAGAGCGCTAA
- a CDS encoding Mur ligase family protein produces the protein MQSLSWLNLAFRWLFITGLGYYIMTLLQWYHYSVFRILTKHHKMRWHGIYFLLPLGVFILSYAFKMPFVFDFFCGVIQIPMLIVWAKRNDKPLVFTPRVKRFFIFLFLFLILHEILNTELVPLNGISLALGYLCLFAFVLSASLIFEKVLSKRYLQTAKDKIASLKNLKVIAITGSFGKTSTKNFLLQILQTTFNAHASPKSVNTLLGLTNDINQNLDDRSEIYIAEAGARNKGDIKEITRLIEPHLVVVAEVGEQHLEYFKTLENICETKAELLDSKRLEKAFCYSVEKIKPYAPKDSPLIDYSSLVKNIHSTLKSTSFEMLIDSVWESFETKVLGKFNAYNIASAILIAKHLGLETERIKRLVLELNPIAHRLQLLEVNQKIIIDDSFNGNLKGMLEGIRLASLYEGRKVIVTPGLVESNTDSNETLAQKIDGVFDVAIITGELNSKTIASKLKNPQKILLKDKAQLENILQATTIQGDLILFANDAPNYI, from the coding sequence ATGCAAAGTCTTAGTTGGCTGAATTTAGCGTTTCGTTGGCTCTTTATAACAGGGCTTGGCTATTATATAATGACTTTATTGCAATGGTATCATTACAGCGTGTTTAGGATCTTAACCAAGCACCACAAAATGCGTTGGCATGGGATTTATTTTTTATTGCCTTTAGGGGTGTTTATCCTATCGTATGCTTTCAAAATGCCGTTTGTTTTTGATTTCTTTTGCGGTGTTATTCAAATACCCATGCTCATTGTTTGGGCCAAACGCAACGACAAGCCTTTAGTTTTCACGCCAAGGGTGAAGCGCTTTTTTATCTTCTTATTCTTATTTTTAATCTTGCATGAAATTTTAAATACAGAATTAGTCCCTTTGAATGGGATTTCGCTTGCGTTAGGCTATTTGTGTTTATTCGCATTCGTTTTAAGCGCTTCTTTAATCTTTGAAAAAGTCTTATCCAAGCGGTATTTGCAAACCGCTAAAGATAAAATCGCCTCTTTAAAGAATTTAAAAGTCATCGCCATTACCGGAAGCTTTGGGAAAACCAGCACCAAAAATTTCTTGCTTCAAATCTTACAAACCACATTCAATGCGCATGCAAGCCCCAAAAGCGTCAATACCCTTTTAGGACTTACGAATGATATTAACCAGAATTTAGACGATAGGAGTGAAATCTATATCGCTGAAGCCGGGGCAAGGAATAAGGGCGATATTAAAGAAATCACGCGCCTCATTGAACCGCACCTTGTCGTGGTTGCAGAAGTGGGCGAACAGCATTTAGAATATTTTAAAACTTTAGAAAATATTTGCGAGACTAAAGCGGAATTATTGGATTCCAAACGCTTAGAAAAAGCCTTTTGCTACTCTGTAGAAAAAATCAAGCCCTATGCCCCTAAAGATAGTCCTTTAATAGACTATTCTAGCCTGGTTAAAAACATCCACTCCACCTTAAAAAGCACTTCTTTTGAAATGCTGATAGATAGCGTTTGGGAAAGCTTTGAAACGAAGGTTTTAGGCAAATTTAACGCTTATAATATCGCTTCAGCCATTTTAATCGCTAAGCATTTAGGATTAGAGACAGAAAGGATCAAACGGCTTGTTTTGGAACTCAATCCCATTGCCCATCGTTTGCAACTTTTGGAAGTGAATCAAAAAATCATTATAGACGATAGCTTTAATGGGAATTTAAAGGGCATGTTAGAGGGCATTCGTTTAGCGAGTTTGTATGAAGGGCGTAAAGTCATTGTAACACCAGGATTAGTGGAAAGCAATACAGACAGTAATGAAACTTTAGCGCAAAAAATAGACGGGGTTTTTGATGTCGCTATCATCACAGGGGAGTTGAATTCCAAAACGATTGCTTCAAAATTGAAAAACCCCCAAAAAATCTTACTCAAGGATAAGGCGCAATTGGAAAATATCTTACAAGCCACCACGATTCAAGGCGATTTGATTTTATTCGCTAATGACGCCCCTAATTACATTTAG
- a CDS encoding ribose-phosphate pyrophosphokinase produces MKVRGFKTKMRGFKMFSGSAHPAFGKEVSKHLGIPLSKAVIGKFSDGEINIQISESVRGKDIFIIQPTCVPVNDNLMELLVMVDALRRSSANSITAVLPYFGYARQDRKAAPRVPITAKMVANLMQEVGIERIITMDLHAGQIQGFFDVPVDNLYGSIVFRDYIRSKALKNPVIASPDVGGVTRARYFANQMGLDLIIVDKRREKANESEVMNIIGSAKERDVILVDDMIDTAGTICKAALALKEQGATSVMALGTHAVLSGNAIKHIKESALDEVVVTNSIPLVQKCDKITTLSVAPLFAEVIRRIYHNESVQSLFT; encoded by the coding sequence ATGAAGGTGCGTGGGTTTAAGACAAAGATGCGTGGGTTTAAGATGTTTTCAGGGAGCGCTCACCCTGCATTTGGCAAAGAAGTGTCAAAGCATTTAGGCATTCCCTTATCCAAAGCGGTGATCGGGAAATTCAGCGATGGTGAAATCAATATCCAAATCAGCGAATCGGTGCGCGGTAAAGATATTTTTATTATCCAGCCCACTTGCGTGCCTGTCAATGACAATTTAATGGAATTGTTAGTCATGGTAGATGCTTTAAGGCGCAGTTCGGCCAATTCTATCACAGCGGTGTTGCCGTATTTTGGCTATGCCAGACAGGACAGAAAAGCGGCTCCAAGAGTGCCTATCACGGCTAAAATGGTCGCTAATTTGATGCAAGAAGTGGGGATTGAAAGGATCATTACGATGGATTTGCATGCTGGGCAAATCCAAGGCTTTTTTGATGTGCCGGTGGATAATTTATACGGATCTATCGTCTTTAGAGACTATATCCGCTCTAAAGCGTTAAAAAACCCTGTGATCGCTAGCCCTGATGTAGGTGGGGTTACAAGAGCCAGGTATTTTGCCAATCAAATGGGCTTGGATTTAATCATCGTGGATAAGCGCCGTGAAAAAGCTAATGAAAGCGAAGTGATGAACATTATCGGCTCAGCCAAAGAGCGCGATGTGATTTTAGTGGATGACATGATTGATACCGCAGGCACGATCTGTAAAGCCGCTTTGGCTTTAAAAGAACAAGGGGCAACTTCTGTCATGGCGTTAGGCACGCATGCGGTTTTGAGTGGGAATGCGATCAAGCACATTAAAGAAAGCGCGTTAGATGAAGTGGTGGTAACTAACTCTATCCCTTTAGTTCAAAAATGCGATAAAATCACCACCTTAAGCGTAGCGCCCTTATTTGCGGAAGTGATCAGAAGGATTTATCATAACGAAAGCGTCCAATCGCTTTTCACTTAA